From the bacterium genome, the window ATACCTCATCATGGAAGCAGAAATGCTTATTACTCAGAATTTATCACGGAAGTCAATCCAGAAATAGGCATAATACAGGTAGGTAGAGATAATAGATTTAATCTTCCCAATAAAGAAGTTATAGCGGATTATGAAAAAATAGGAACTAAAATTTATCAAACAGATATTCATGGGGCAGTAACTGTTAAGACCGATGGGGAAAAAATTTGGGTAAAAACAATATATTTCCAGTAACCGTTCAGCCACAAAGGCACAGAGTTCACAGAGAATTAGAGAAATTAGCCACACATGGACACGAATTATAGCACTTATTAATCGAAATTTGTAAGTGTTCACCGCAGAGACACAGAGACGCAGAGAAAATTTCTATGTTTTCTCTGTTTCTCTGCGTCTCTGCGGTAAAGGACTACCTGAACGGTTACTCATTTTTACATTACCACAATTCTTTAACAATGTCAACTGATTTTTTTCTTGCAATAATTTTATATGTGTGCTATACTACAAAGGAAGATGAAAATGGGTTGGATGGTTGGATGGTTCAGGTGAAATCAGGCTGAAACCTGCGGCTACCAACCTTCCCGAGTCCCGATTTTCAGGAAAATAGCACGCTGATGACGCGGATGATGCGGATATTCGCGGATATAAGATAGAAGACAGAAAAAAGAGAAAAAAATCAGCGAAAATCCGTTAAATCCCCGTTATCCGCGTGCTATTTTAACATTATTTTCAGGAGAATAAATGACTGGAACAGAAATTCGCACAAAATTCTTAGATTATTTTAGCGCACTTGACCATACGATTAAACCAGGTGCCTCGCTGGTGCCGACTGACCCAACGGTTTTATTTACAATTGCCGGGATGGTACCGTTTAAACCACTATTTTTAGGTGAAATAGACCCATTGCCTTTTACCCGCGCCGCTACTTCTCAACGATGCCTTAGAACCAATGACCTTGAAAATGTCGGCAAAACCGCAAGACATCATACCTTCTTTGAAATGCTGGGAAATTTCTCTTTTGGCGATTATTTTAAACAAGAGGCAATTGTCTGGGCATGGGAATTTCTGACTGAAGAACTCGGCTTACCAGAAGATAAAATGTGGATTTCTATCTACAAAGATGATGATGAAGCAAACCAGATATGGAGAAAAATTGTTCCAGAAGGGAAAATTGTAAAGTTAGGGGAAGAAAGTAACTTCTGGAAGATGGGAGAGACAGGTCCGTGTGGGCCCTGTTCAGAGATATTATTTGACCAGGGAGAAGAAATAGGTTGTGGTAAGGAAACATGCAAAGTTGGATGTCATTGTGACCGCTATTTAGAACTATGGAATTTAGTCTTTACTCAGTTTGATAGAGCTCAAAATGGGACACTGCACCCATTACCAAAAAAGAATATCGATACCGGGATGGGATTGGAGAGATTAACGGCAGTTGTACAAGGGGTTAAGACTAATTTTGATACAGATTTGCTTAAGCCAATCATTAATTATGTTGCCAATCTGACTAAAATTGAATATGGTAGAGATTTGAGCAAGGATGTTGCCTTACGGGTTATCGCCGACCATTTGCGAGGAATTACCTATTTAATCAATGATGGAATTATCCCGTCCAATGAATCACGCGGCTATGTTTTACGCGCCTTGATTAGACGAGCACTATGTCAGGGGAGGAAATTAAACCTCCATGAATCCTTTCTTTTTCAAATCGTGCCCGCGGTAGTCAATATCTTTAATCACGACCAGACCTTACTTCACGAAAGAGACCATATCAGCCGAATTATCAAACTTGAGGAAGATAGATTTATAAATACTCTGGAACGAGGTTTGACCATTTTAGAGGAAATGATTAACGAGTATAAAAACAAGTCTCAAGAAGTCCTTTCAGGCAGTGATGTTTTCAAACTTTATGATACTTATGGGTTTCCAGTTGACCTGACACAAGAGATAATATATGAATCTGGACTAAAATTGGATATTGACGGATTTAATGCCCGGATGGAAGAACAACGCAAAAGGGCAAGAATGGCAGGGCAATTTGTCTTTATCGAAGAAGAAAAAGAGACAAAAATAACTGACCAGACAAAATTCGTTGGATATGAATTAAATGAAATCAAGGTAAAGGTAGTCAGAATCCTCAAGGATAAAAAGTTGGTAGAAATGGCAACATCAGGTGATGAAATCGAGATTGTGCTTGATGTCAGCCCTTTCTATGCCGAATCAGGTGGGCAAATTGGCGATACTGGAATATTAATCAATGATGCGGTCAAGATATTAATTACCGATGCAAAATGGTCAGATAAGGCAATTCTACATTTTGGGAAAGTCCTAAAAGGTGAGATTAAAGTAAACGATGAGGTTTTGGTAGGTATTGATTTATCTCGGCGGTTGTCAATTAGCCGCAACCATACCGCCACACACCTTCTTCAAGCCGCATTACGCCAGGTGTTGGGAACTCATGTTAAACAATCAGGTTCTTTTGTTGGGCCGGATTATCTTAGATTTGACTTTACCCATCTTGAGGCAATGAAGGAGCGAGAGATAAACCGTGTAGAGGCAATCGTAAATGAAAAGATTCGAGAAAATTTACAGGTAACGATATTTGAAACAACACTTGATGAGGCAACGAAATTAGGGGCAATGGCATTATTTGAGGAAGAATATGGCGAGCGGGTTCGTGCAGTAAAGATAGGTGATTTTAGCTTAGAACTTTGTGGTGGGACTCATCTAAATGCCACCGGCCAAATCGGCTTTTTTAAATTGCGGCATGAAACAGGCATTGCCGCCGGCATAAGAAGAATTGAGGCAATAACCGGGGAATCTGCTGAAAAATATATCTATCAACTTGAAAAAACTATTAGTCAATTGGCGGATTTGCTCAAAACCTCACCACAACAGTTAGTTCAAAGGATAGAAAAATTAGTTCAAGAGATAAAAGAAAAAGAAAAAGAGAGTTTACATCTTAAAACAAAATTAGTCGCAGATGCCACAACTGACCTGGTAAAAGAGGCTTTTGTCGTAAATGGGATAAAGGTACTGGCGAAAGAATTAGCGGCGATGGATGCGGCTTCATTACGCACCTCAGCTGACCTCATTATCGAGGTATTAAAATCAGGTGTGGTTGTTCTGGTTTCTTGTGCGGACAATAAAGTGCTATGGGTAGTCAAAGTGAGTCAGGATTTAACTACTAAAATCCATGCCGGGAAATTAATCAACGAACTGGCAAAAATCACTGGTGGAGGTGGTGGCGGCAGACCAGATTTCGCTCAAGCCGGCGGTAAATTCCCGGAGAAGGTAAATGCCGCAATGAATAAATTACAAGAAATAATCACAACCAGTAGATAATTTACCACAAAGGCACAGAGAAATGAAAATCAGGTTATCTTAGGACACAATCTGAAATCCGCACTTACCCCAAATGACTGACTCATTACCAAAAAACAAAAATTACAGTTGACATAACCCTTTCTTTGATGTATACTCTTTTATATGGAAAAGAAACAGTGGCATCATTTCTTATCTCAAACATTAAAGGCATTATTTGAACCAAAAGGCTTTAGGGTAGAAACAGAGGTTGAGGTTGGTAAAGCTCCGCTGAAGATAGATATAATCGTCATTAAGAAGGAGAAAGGTGCTGATGTTAATTCCTTGCCTTTGGTTTTCCAATCATTTACTGATTACAATATCATTGAATATAAATCGCCGAATGATAAACTTACACCTGATGGTTTTGACAAATTATTTGCCTATGTTTTGTTGTATAAGATAAAGGAGAAGATAAAGTGGCGGAAGCAGATAAATGCGTA encodes:
- a CDS encoding MBL fold metallo-hydrolase → IPHHGSRNAYYSEFITEVNPEIGIIQVGRDNRFNLPNKEVIADYEKIGTKIYQTDIHGAVTVKTDGEKIWVKTIYFQ
- the alaS gene encoding alanine--tRNA ligase — its product is MTGTEIRTKFLDYFSALDHTIKPGASLVPTDPTVLFTIAGMVPFKPLFLGEIDPLPFTRAATSQRCLRTNDLENVGKTARHHTFFEMLGNFSFGDYFKQEAIVWAWEFLTEELGLPEDKMWISIYKDDDEANQIWRKIVPEGKIVKLGEESNFWKMGETGPCGPCSEILFDQGEEIGCGKETCKVGCHCDRYLELWNLVFTQFDRAQNGTLHPLPKKNIDTGMGLERLTAVVQGVKTNFDTDLLKPIINYVANLTKIEYGRDLSKDVALRVIADHLRGITYLINDGIIPSNESRGYVLRALIRRALCQGRKLNLHESFLFQIVPAVVNIFNHDQTLLHERDHISRIIKLEEDRFINTLERGLTILEEMINEYKNKSQEVLSGSDVFKLYDTYGFPVDLTQEIIYESGLKLDIDGFNARMEEQRKRARMAGQFVFIEEEKETKITDQTKFVGYELNEIKVKVVRILKDKKLVEMATSGDEIEIVLDVSPFYAESGGQIGDTGILINDAVKILITDAKWSDKAILHFGKVLKGEIKVNDEVLVGIDLSRRLSISRNHTATHLLQAALRQVLGTHVKQSGSFVGPDYLRFDFTHLEAMKEREINRVEAIVNEKIRENLQVTIFETTLDEATKLGAMALFEEEYGERVRAVKIGDFSLELCGGTHLNATGQIGFFKLRHETGIAAGIRRIEAITGESAEKYIYQLEKTISQLADLLKTSPQQLVQRIEKLVQEIKEKEKESLHLKTKLVADATTDLVKEAFVVNGIKVLAKELAAMDAASLRTSADLIIEVLKSGVVVLVSCADNKVLWVVKVSQDLTTKIHAGKLINELAKITGGGGGGRPDFAQAGGKFPEKVNAAMNKLQEIITTSR